A region from the Acidiferrobacter sp. SPIII_3 genome encodes:
- a CDS encoding type II toxin-antitoxin system HipA family toxin, producing MKAEPPAPRRTYNRTHQLDELIAASQAIEEGKRVAAHLLEQFDPGTSMGGARPKATIEDDHCLWLGKFPAKDDRFNLQRVEFATVDLASRCGLNVTQARLQPVGCSDVLMLRRFDREHAEGGYLRFGLVSGLTVLDCGDSHLDRDRWSCPLLAENLRRWSDKPEADCAELFRRMVFNAAVTNNDDHPRNHALLRRQKGWRLFPAYDLVPAPAVSLERRDLALTVGSYGRTASIYNLLSQASRFGLSVEDARQEIGRIVAVIRQWRDSFFSCGVSTEDIEYIAPAILPECFFFETRPDT from the coding sequence TTGAAAGCCGAGCCACCCGCACCCAGGCGCACCTACAACCGAACACATCAACTGGACGAATTGATTGCCGCTTCGCAGGCAATCGAAGAAGGCAAGCGCGTGGCCGCGCATTTGCTCGAACAATTCGATCCCGGAACCAGCATGGGCGGCGCCCGGCCCAAGGCGACGATCGAAGACGACCATTGCTTGTGGCTCGGCAAGTTTCCTGCCAAGGATGACCGCTTCAATCTACAGCGGGTGGAGTTTGCGACGGTTGACCTGGCCAGTCGGTGTGGCCTGAACGTCACCCAGGCGCGGCTGCAACCCGTCGGCTGCAGTGATGTACTGATGTTGAGGCGTTTTGACCGGGAGCATGCCGAAGGTGGCTACCTGCGTTTTGGCCTAGTCAGTGGCCTGACCGTCCTCGACTGTGGTGACAGCCATCTGGACAGGGATCGTTGGTCCTGCCCCCTACTAGCAGAAAATTTGCGGCGCTGGTCCGACAAGCCGGAAGCGGATTGCGCCGAGCTGTTCCGCAGGATGGTCTTCAACGCGGCCGTGACCAACAATGACGATCATCCGCGCAACCATGCCTTGCTGCGCCGACAGAAAGGTTGGCGTCTTTTCCCTGCTTACGACTTGGTGCCCGCACCCGCAGTCAGCCTCGAACGACGTGATCTCGCGTTGACCGTGGGCAGCTACGGCCGTACTGCCAGCATCTATAACCTCTTGTCCCAGGCCTCACGGTTTGGCTTGTCTGTAGAGGACGCCCGCCAGGAGATTGGTCGAATCGTTGCGGTTATTCGGCAGTGGCGAGACAGTTTCTTTTCCTGCGGTGTGTCCACAGAGGATATTGAATACATTGCGCCGGCCATCTTGCCGGAGTGCTTTTTCTTTGAAACGCGGCCGGATACATGA
- a CDS encoding type II toxin-antitoxin system HipA family toxin → MWATTHGVTRGEVLALRLAAQAGIDAARAGIVLLGDGGNEAPVAVIRRFDRDSEDGRIPYQSAASLPQASREQDRSYNTEIADAIRSHSRAPTKDVRRLLRRLVPNLLITNVDDQLQNHGFLHMEHGLWCLAPAFDINPFPDKDRESKTWLTEQDGPVTDVQMLLARASYFAPDEAQALAVLGKAHAAVSSWRRVALCPEVGLRAVEPDDFASAFEHEQMDAAAALLGR, encoded by the coding sequence GTGTGGGCGACCACCCACGGCGTTACGCGCGGCGAGGTGCTGGCCCTGAGGCTAGCTGCTCAGGCGGGCATCGATGCCGCCCGCGCGGGCATCGTCTTGCTGGGAGACGGGGGAAACGAGGCGCCGGTAGCGGTCATCCGCCGGTTCGACCGCGACAGCGAAGACGGCCGCATCCCTTACCAGTCGGCCGCATCGCTGCCGCAGGCCTCGCGCGAACAGGATCGTAGCTACAACACAGAGATCGCAGACGCCATCCGCTCCCACAGCCGCGCGCCCACCAAGGATGTGCGCCGGCTTTTGCGCCGCCTGGTGCCCAACCTGTTGATCACCAACGTGGATGATCAGTTGCAGAACCACGGATTCCTGCACATGGAACACGGGCTGTGGTGCCTTGCCCCTGCCTTCGACATCAATCCTTTCCCGGACAAGGACAGAGAGTCCAAGACCTGGCTGACCGAGCAGGATGGTCCGGTCACCGACGTGCAGATGCTGCTGGCCCGCGCGTCGTACTTCGCGCCGGACGAGGCACAGGCCCTGGCCGTCCTGGGTAAGGCGCATGCCGCGGTATCAAGTTGGCGCCGAGTTGCGCTCTGCCCGGAGGTCGGATTGCGTGCGGTCGAGCCGGATGACTTCGCGTCGGCCTTCGAGCACGAACAGATGGATGCCGCTGCCGCGCTGCTCGGGCGGTGA
- a CDS encoding AsmA family protein, whose amino-acid sequence MKKRTRILAITAGLIVVLIAAGVAMLPALMTLDGVKGQIAETLSQATGRPVTIHRLSLSVFPWLGIRLDGAVLGNAPGFGPAPLARVDDARIEVRLFPLFNRHIVLRRVILTGLRLSLQENKAGLTNWATLIHGPKPPRTRAAAKVEAHEAPAFVLVRAAGLTVRRARIRYHNARTHGRDTLSDLTLRLGAIVPGRPVTIGMHALLKTMGHPPLPFRLAAQATYKAPGLTLAPLHLWVADLVAHGRLHVLHTATGISAHGRLVVPPFAPRPLLTALGLHYTPRDPHVLKQASANMGLHWDPSALTLAPLRLTLDKTTMTGRITRIAHPLLYEVHLAIDHLRPMSYLPAPPPANAPPSQRAPSPVPAAPAASSMITSLPLVAAISCGHLRIHGLVATNLRAHIRSFAGHVVVKPLTMALYQGRFAGTIKAVLTGHPRTWRVRGLARNVQTSAVLRALHLFPEFSGALDANVHLHGSGTKRAAIERSVSGRLTASMPNGVLRGIDLDFVAKDPKAVAGAHRARANQGTTFSGLHASATVARGVVHMNALALHTTRAVIHGHGRVILATKSINYLLDVALPSGFVIPVRVQGPAGHIKFTVSLNRLFSDSTHNGLGSTLQTLGGALKHALGIP is encoded by the coding sequence GTGAAGAAACGCACGCGCATCCTCGCCATCACGGCGGGTCTCATCGTGGTCCTGATCGCGGCCGGGGTCGCCATGCTCCCGGCGCTCATGACCCTGGACGGGGTCAAGGGCCAGATCGCCGAGACCCTCAGTCAGGCGACCGGGCGGCCGGTCACGATCCACAGGCTCAGTCTATCGGTCTTCCCGTGGCTTGGTATCCGTCTGGACGGGGCCGTGCTTGGCAATGCCCCCGGCTTCGGGCCCGCCCCACTGGCGCGCGTCGACGATGCGCGCATTGAGGTGCGCCTCTTCCCCCTATTCAACCGTCACATCGTCTTGCGTCGCGTGATCCTGACGGGCCTGCGCTTGAGCCTCCAGGAGAACAAGGCCGGCCTTACCAACTGGGCCACGCTGATTCATGGCCCCAAGCCTCCCCGTACGCGCGCGGCCGCAAAGGTAGAGGCGCATGAGGCTCCGGCCTTTGTCCTTGTGCGTGCCGCCGGGCTCACCGTGAGACGCGCGCGTATTCGCTATCACAATGCCCGCACCCATGGTCGGGATACGCTGTCCGATCTGACCTTGCGCCTGGGCGCGATCGTGCCCGGACGGCCGGTAACGATCGGCATGCATGCGCTCCTGAAGACCATGGGCCACCCCCCCCTCCCGTTCCGCCTCGCCGCCCAGGCGACCTATAAGGCGCCCGGGCTCACGCTCGCCCCGTTGCATCTATGGGTTGCGGATCTCGTTGCCCATGGCCGGCTCCATGTCTTACATACGGCGACCGGCATCAGCGCGCATGGACGGCTTGTCGTACCCCCCTTCGCCCCCCGCCCGTTGCTTACGGCCCTGGGCCTCCATTACACGCCCCGCGACCCGCATGTCCTGAAGCAGGCCTCGGCGAACATGGGTCTCCATTGGGACCCATCCGCGCTCACGCTCGCCCCGTTGCGCCTGACGCTCGACAAAACCACCATGACCGGCCGCATCACACGGATCGCCCACCCGCTTCTGTACGAGGTCCACCTCGCCATCGATCATCTGCGGCCCATGTCCTATCTCCCCGCACCCCCTCCCGCGAATGCGCCACCCTCGCAACGCGCGCCATCACCCGTGCCCGCCGCCCCGGCCGCGTCCTCGATGATCACAAGCCTCCCGCTGGTCGCCGCCATCTCCTGTGGACATCTCCGCATCCATGGTCTGGTGGCTACAAACCTCCGCGCCCATATCCGCTCATTCGCCGGTCACGTCGTCGTCAAGCCGCTCACCATGGCGCTCTATCAAGGACGCTTCGCGGGGACCATCAAGGCCGTGCTTACCGGTCATCCGCGTACCTGGCGCGTGCGCGGCCTTGCCCGTAATGTGCAGACGAGCGCGGTCCTGCGCGCCCTGCATCTCTTTCCGGAGTTCTCGGGGGCCTTGGATGCCAATGTTCATCTCCATGGCTCGGGGACGAAGCGCGCGGCCATTGAGCGCAGTGTCTCGGGGCGCCTGACCGCGAGCATGCCAAACGGTGTGCTCCGCGGCATCGACCTCGACTTCGTTGCCAAGGACCCCAAGGCGGTGGCCGGCGCCCACAGGGCCCGGGCCAACCAGGGCACGACCTTTTCCGGCCTGCATGCCAGCGCCACCGTGGCCCGTGGCGTCGTTCACATGAATGCCCTGGCGCTCCATACCACGCGCGCCGTCATCCATGGACACGGTCGCGTGATACTCGCCACGAAGAGCATCAACTATCTGCTGGATGTGGCCCTGCCGAGCGGGTTTGTCATCCCGGTGCGCGTTCAGGGCCCGGCTGGCCACATCAAGTTCACTGTCTCACTGAACCGGCTGTTCAGCGATTCGACCCACAACGGTCTCGGCTCCACGCTACAGACCCTGGGCGGCGCCTTGAAACACGCCCTCGGTATTCCCTAG
- the mutY gene encoding A/G-specific adenine glycosylase produces the protein MDEFALKVLAWYRRHGRHDLPWQVRDPYVRWLAEVMLQQTTVTAVIPYFQRFLTAFPSVRALAEASQDAVLAHWAGLGYYARARNLHAAARVLTEHYGNGFPRTAEAWAALPGVGPSTAAAIVAFAFGVPAPILDANVRRVLSRYHAVGGRDARALRTLWAHARDHTPAHEAAAYTQAIMDLGALVCRKTPDCAACPVAAGCAFEGEDAPVTRRPRPERAVFMAVIRDPDRGVLLVRRPSHGVWGGLWSLPESVEQHDLPAVVAALGLEGRMGAPCAPIHHAFTHFRLSITPIPVEGVSRGLGVAECHDVMWYKGGGLGPGMPAPIRRLLNQFLEVP, from the coding sequence ATGGACGAGTTCGCGCTCAAGGTGCTTGCCTGGTATCGACGCCACGGGCGCCACGACCTCCCATGGCAGGTCCGCGACCCCTATGTACGCTGGCTTGCCGAAGTCATGCTCCAGCAGACCACGGTCACGGCCGTCATCCCTTATTTCCAGCGTTTCCTGACCGCGTTTCCGAGCGTGCGGGCACTGGCCGAGGCCTCCCAGGACGCGGTCCTTGCCCACTGGGCCGGTCTTGGCTATTACGCGCGGGCACGCAACCTCCACGCCGCCGCCCGCGTGCTCACCGAACACTACGGCAACGGATTCCCGCGCACCGCCGAGGCCTGGGCGGCCCTGCCCGGGGTGGGGCCGTCGACCGCCGCGGCGATCGTCGCCTTTGCCTTCGGGGTCCCCGCGCCCATACTCGATGCCAACGTGCGTCGCGTGCTGTCCCGTTACCATGCGGTCGGCGGACGAGACGCGCGCGCCCTGCGAACGCTTTGGGCGCACGCGCGTGATCACACCCCCGCGCACGAGGCCGCCGCCTATACCCAAGCGATCATGGACCTGGGGGCCTTGGTCTGCCGCAAGACCCCGGACTGCGCCGCCTGTCCGGTCGCCGCGGGCTGCGCCTTCGAGGGCGAGGACGCGCCGGTCACGCGACGCCCGCGCCCCGAGCGCGCGGTATTCATGGCGGTGATTCGTGATCCCGACCGCGGCGTCTTGCTGGTACGCAGGCCCTCCCATGGTGTCTGGGGCGGGCTCTGGAGTCTGCCGGAAAGTGTCGAACAACACGACCTCCCCGCAGTGGTCGCGGCCTTGGGCCTGGAAGGCCGGATGGGCGCGCCCTGCGCGCCCATCCACCACGCCTTTACCCACTTCCGGCTATCCATAACGCCGATCCCTGTCGAGGGGGTGTCCCGGGGGCTCGGCGTGGCGGAGTGCCACGACGTGATGTGGTATAAAGGAGGCGGGCTTGGCCCCGGGATGCCAGCCCCCATACGCCGCCTGCTCAACCAATTTCTGGAGGTGCCATGA
- a CDS encoding oxidative damage protection protein: MSRTVVCVKLKKEAEGLAYPTYPGELGKRIFENVSKEAWGQWLGHQTMLINEYRLSPMDPKARKFLEKEMEAYFFGEGSTIPEGYKPPGSK, translated from the coding sequence ATGAGTCGAACCGTAGTGTGTGTGAAGCTCAAAAAAGAAGCGGAGGGCTTGGCCTATCCGACCTATCCGGGCGAACTGGGCAAGCGGATCTTCGAGAACGTCTCCAAGGAGGCCTGGGGGCAATGGCTCGGCCACCAGACCATGCTTATCAACGAGTATCGGCTGAGCCCGATGGATCCCAAGGCGCGCAAGTTTCTCGAAAAGGAGATGGAGGCGTATTTCTTTGGGGAGGGGTCGACGATCCCCGAGGGATACAAGCCCCCGGGGAGCAAGTAA
- a CDS encoding dienelactone hydrolase family protein, producing the protein MDNQKSAAYLDESGVRGYLVKPAGEPAPLVIVFMEIWGVNDHMRLACEKLAGLGFAAFVLDFYDGALFEPSDLQGAVARLKVVGDEGVMDAFGRALGLFKTRKDVVADRLGVMGFCNGGRLAFLAATRYPQDIRATICFYGGGIDNPNDKLGRTSVLGGVPRLQAPLLLCYGAKDASIAPDEHARVAEDLSRANKRYTMSVFPDVGHAFMDKTGPAEARATEIGWRMTDNFFTANLAKGRA; encoded by the coding sequence ATGGACAATCAAAAATCCGCGGCCTATCTGGATGAATCCGGCGTACGGGGCTACCTTGTGAAGCCGGCGGGCGAACCCGCACCGCTCGTGATTGTGTTCATGGAGATATGGGGCGTCAACGACCATATGCGGCTTGCGTGCGAGAAGCTCGCGGGGCTCGGCTTCGCCGCCTTCGTGCTCGATTTTTATGATGGCGCGCTTTTTGAGCCATCGGACCTTCAGGGGGCGGTTGCGAGGCTCAAGGTTGTGGGCGACGAAGGAGTCATGGATGCCTTCGGGCGCGCCCTCGGCCTTTTTAAGACGCGCAAGGACGTGGTGGCCGATAGGCTGGGGGTCATGGGATTTTGCAATGGCGGGCGCCTGGCCTTTCTGGCCGCGACCCGTTACCCGCAGGACATCCGCGCCACCATCTGCTTCTATGGGGGCGGCATAGATAACCCCAACGACAAACTCGGACGAACCTCGGTCTTGGGCGGCGTCCCGCGGCTTCAGGCCCCCTTGCTGCTTTGCTATGGGGCCAAGGATGCCTCGATAGCGCCCGATGAGCATGCGCGCGTGGCCGAGGACCTAAGCCGCGCCAACAAGCGCTATACCATGAGCGTGTTCCCCGATGTCGGACATGCCTTCATGGACAAGACCGGGCCGGCCGAGGCACGCGCAACCGAGATCGGTTGGCGCATGACGGATAACTTCTTTACGGCAAACCTCGCGAAGGGGCGTGCGTAA
- a CDS encoding CUAEP/CCAEP-tail radical SAM (seleno)protein produces the protein MKVLLISPYELGRQPHSLAHPAALLRARGHEVVLVDLSLAALPRAGLDGFQVIGVTLGMHTATRIAMGLLPELRRKAGAARIVCYGVYAPPNRTLLEGLGVDVVLGPEFENDLLALIAGDKPGEGFPRVGFMVPDRTGLPPLARYAHLRLPGGERKTVGFVEASRGCKYLCRHCPLVPVYEGRFRAIPRDVVIADAKQQIAQGATHLSFGDPDFLNGPTHALRLLAILHDRWPHVTFDATIKISHILTHRDLLPRLREYGCLFITSAAESFDDAVLRHLDKGHTGEDIGQAVALVRAAGITLAPTFVPFTPWTTLDDYVNLLTRVRDLGLINSVAPIQLAIRLLIPEDSYLLRIPGFRERLQPFAEAILGYPWANPDPRVDALQARVQAWVEQADGEGGGRWETFAGLWRLAHEAAGREAPVLATDCAGPESPRLSEPWYCCAEPTTAQLARCAVGA, from the coding sequence ATGAAAGTGCTTTTGATCAGCCCCTACGAGCTTGGCCGTCAACCCCACTCGCTGGCCCACCCCGCGGCGTTGCTGCGCGCGCGCGGCCACGAGGTGGTTCTGGTCGATTTGTCGCTCGCCGCGCTTCCCAGGGCCGGCCTCGACGGCTTCCAGGTCATCGGGGTCACGCTGGGCATGCATACCGCCACGCGCATTGCGATGGGCCTGCTGCCGGAGCTACGACGCAAGGCCGGGGCGGCTCGCATCGTCTGTTACGGCGTCTATGCCCCGCCGAACCGGACCCTTCTGGAGGGTCTCGGCGTCGACGTGGTCCTGGGCCCGGAATTCGAGAACGACCTGCTCGCGCTGATCGCGGGCGACAAGCCGGGGGAGGGCTTTCCGAGGGTTGGGTTCATGGTCCCGGATCGCACGGGCCTGCCGCCTCTGGCGCGCTATGCGCATCTCAGACTGCCGGGCGGCGAGCGCAAGACCGTGGGCTTCGTGGAGGCCTCGCGCGGCTGCAAGTATCTCTGCCGTCACTGCCCGCTGGTCCCGGTCTATGAAGGCCGATTTCGGGCGATCCCGCGGGACGTGGTGATCGCCGATGCGAAACAGCAGATCGCGCAGGGGGCCACCCATCTTTCCTTCGGCGACCCGGATTTCCTGAATGGGCCCACCCATGCCCTGCGCCTGCTAGCGATCCTGCATGATCGTTGGCCACACGTGACCTTCGATGCCACGATCAAGATCTCGCATATCCTGACTCATCGCGATCTCTTGCCGCGGCTACGCGAGTACGGCTGCCTGTTCATCACGAGCGCCGCGGAATCGTTCGATGACGCGGTGTTGCGTCACCTCGACAAGGGGCACACAGGGGAGGACATCGGCCAGGCCGTGGCCCTGGTGCGCGCCGCCGGGATTACACTCGCCCCGACCTTCGTGCCGTTCACGCCATGGACGACCCTGGACGATTATGTGAACCTGCTGACGCGCGTGCGGGATCTGGGGCTCATCAATAGCGTGGCACCCATTCAGCTGGCGATCCGCCTGCTCATCCCCGAGGATTCGTATCTCCTGCGCATCCCGGGCTTTCGCGAGCGTCTTCAGCCATTCGCCGAGGCGATCCTGGGCTACCCCTGGGCCAATCCGGACCCGCGCGTCGATGCCTTGCAGGCCCGCGTCCAGGCGTGGGTGGAGCAGGCCGACGGCGAGGGCGGGGGGCGGTGGGAGACCTTTGCCGGTTTGTGGCGGCTGGCGCACGAGGCGGCCGGGCGCGAGGCCCCCGTGCTGGCGACGGACTGCGCGGGTCCCGAGAGCCCGCGATTATCCGAGCCCTGGTACTGCTGCGCGGAGCCGACCACGGCACAGCTTGCGCGGTGCGCGGTCGGCGCATAG
- a CDS encoding ISL3 family transposase: protein MQEKIPWAAPYARITYRLEFRICALCQIMTQKAAAAILKMAPSTLSNCLHRVITRVRTGHTIRGLVTLGADEIAYCKGRKYATIIYDLDRSHVVWVGQGKGRETIDRFFNEQLSDGQKQRIRWASCDMSRAYTGAIQHHCPNATLVIDRFHVVKALNEALDAVRKDEWRGLDKRGRQAIKGLRWMLGMQARNRSKKQSRFLNALRTSNRRIHRAWHCRPHGRVLKDEFERIWHFTYPGAARQFLKRWMTAALRSRLPSLKTFVTTVRNHFDNILSFIERPLTNAVGEGINRLLKIVKNRASGFRGLEPFADLIFLTIGDLDIPAHIPSDLRTL from the coding sequence GTGCAGGAGAAAATCCCCTGGGCCGCCCCTTATGCCCGCATCACCTATCGCCTGGAGTTTCGGATCTGCGCGCTCTGCCAGATCATGACGCAAAAGGCAGCGGCCGCCATACTGAAGATGGCCCCATCGACGCTCTCTAACTGTCTGCACCGGGTCATCACCCGGGTGCGCACGGGCCACACGATCCGGGGCTTGGTGACCCTCGGAGCCGATGAGATCGCGTATTGCAAAGGCCGGAAATATGCCACGATCATCTATGATTTGGACCGTTCGCACGTCGTGTGGGTGGGTCAGGGCAAGGGGCGCGAGACCATCGACCGGTTCTTCAACGAACAGTTATCGGATGGCCAGAAGCAGCGCATTCGCTGGGCGAGTTGCGACATGAGCCGCGCCTACACTGGGGCCATTCAACACCACTGCCCGAACGCCACCCTCGTGATCGATCGCTTTCATGTGGTGAAGGCCTTGAACGAGGCGCTCGATGCCGTCCGGAAAGACGAGTGGCGGGGACTGGATAAGCGGGGGCGTCAGGCCATCAAGGGGCTGCGGTGGATGCTCGGGATGCAGGCGCGGAATCGCTCCAAGAAACAGTCGCGCTTCTTAAACGCGCTACGCACCTCCAACCGGCGCATCCATCGCGCCTGGCATTGCCGGCCGCATGGCCGGGTCTTGAAGGATGAGTTCGAGCGCATCTGGCATTTCACATATCCCGGTGCGGCGAGGCAGTTCTTGAAGCGCTGGATGACGGCCGCCCTCAGAAGCCGCTTACCCTCGCTGAAGACCTTTGTGACCACCGTACGGAACCACTTCGACAATATCCTCTCCTTCATTGAACGCCCGCTCACCAATGCCGTGGGCGAAGGCATCAACCGTCTACTCAAGATCGTGAAGAACCGGGCCTCGGGATTCCGCGGTTTGGAGCCCTTCGCTGACCTGATCTTCCTTACGATCGGAGACCTCGATATCCCTGCGCACATTCCTTCCGATTTGCGTACGCTGTGA
- a CDS encoding IS4 family transposase translates to MRERNAKFHSKQHRQQISRRAQRVDAVGFFNLLTGPELLKVTEAHLPEHRERLYPPTVALSMFMRQALDADGSCQKAVNGWAAQRRAEGLSVQSVRTGAYCKARERLPVPMVTGLTQAVGELISARAKAGWRWRGRHVKLVDGTGISMPDTPENQACYPQPSSQAAGVGFPLARVVGVICLATGAVIDAAIGPQAGKGNSELGLLRTLGAAFSPGDVMLADALYCNYFLVATMLAAGVDVLFEQNGARHTDFRRGVSLGARDHLVRWTKSKTRPEWMSAEQYAEFPDALTVREVMVDGQILVTTLLNPRQVRKNALDRLYAQRWNVELDLRNIKTTLGVDVLRCLTPRMVEKELWVHLLAYNLIRLLMAQAALDASVHPRQLSFKHTVQLWTEWTTHRVDLGADPDTLFRLIAQLTVGNRPGRIEPRARKRRPKPYPWLKMPRAEAREQVRRYGHL, encoded by the coding sequence TTGAGAGAGCGTAATGCCAAGTTTCATTCCAAGCAACATCGACAGCAGATTAGCCGACGCGCACAGCGGGTCGATGCGGTCGGCTTTTTCAACCTCCTTACCGGCCCTGAGTTGCTCAAAGTGACGGAGGCGCACCTGCCGGAGCATCGCGAGCGGCTGTACCCGCCGACGGTGGCGCTGTCAATGTTCATGCGCCAGGCGCTGGATGCCGATGGCTCGTGCCAGAAGGCGGTCAACGGCTGGGCGGCGCAACGCCGCGCCGAGGGCTTGAGCGTCCAGAGCGTCCGAACAGGCGCCTACTGCAAGGCACGGGAACGCTTGCCGGTGCCCATGGTGACCGGCCTGACGCAGGCCGTCGGTGAACTCATAAGCGCGCGGGCGAAGGCGGGTTGGCGCTGGCGCGGACGGCACGTGAAGCTCGTGGACGGCACCGGGATCTCGATGCCCGATACGCCGGAGAACCAGGCCTGCTATCCGCAGCCGAGCAGCCAGGCCGCGGGGGTCGGCTTTCCATTGGCGCGTGTCGTGGGGGTGATTTGTCTCGCGACCGGCGCCGTGATCGATGCGGCGATCGGCCCGCAGGCCGGCAAAGGCAACAGCGAGTTGGGGCTTTTGCGCACGCTCGGCGCCGCCTTCTCCCCGGGCGATGTGATGCTCGCCGATGCGCTCTACTGCAACTACTTCTTGGTCGCGACCATGCTGGCAGCCGGTGTGGACGTGCTGTTTGAACAGAACGGCGCGCGCCATACGGACTTTCGGCGTGGCGTCTCGCTTGGGGCCCGCGATCACCTCGTCCGCTGGACGAAATCGAAGACCCGGCCCGAGTGGATGAGCGCAGAGCAATACGCGGAATTTCCCGACGCATTGACGGTACGGGAAGTCATGGTGGACGGCCAAATCCTGGTCACTACGCTGCTCAATCCGCGCCAGGTCAGAAAAAACGCCCTCGACCGGTTGTACGCGCAACGCTGGAACGTGGAGCTGGACCTGCGCAACATCAAAACCACGCTCGGCGTCGACGTCCTGCGCTGCCTCACGCCGCGGATGGTCGAGAAGGAGCTGTGGGTGCATCTGCTCGCCTACAACCTGATCCGTCTGCTGATGGCGCAAGCGGCACTCGATGCCAGCGTTCATCCGCGGCAACTGAGTTTCAAGCATACCGTGCAGTTGTGGACCGAATGGACCACGCACCGTGTCGATCTGGGCGCTGATCCGGACACCTTGTTCCGGCTCATCGCACAACTCACCGTCGGCAATCGGCCCGGACGAATCGAACCACGGGCGCGAAAACGAAGGCCCAAGCCTTATCCCTGGCTGAAAATGCCTCGCGCCGAGGCCCGTGAACAAGTACGCAGATATGGGCATTTGTAG